Proteins from a single region of Streptomyces sp. HUAS 15-9:
- a CDS encoding methylmalonyl-CoA mutase subunit beta — MTVLPDDGLSLAAEFPDATHEQWQALVEGVLRKSGKEVSGAAAEDALSTTLEDGLRTRPLYTARDTAPDPGLPGFAPFVRGGRSEGGTAGGWDVRQRHAAAEDGAILTDLENGVTSLWLVVGQGGIPVSGLARALDGVYLDLAPVVLDAGRDVEAAAAELLRLCEERGVDPKAVRGNLGADPLGHEARTGTAQDFAPIAALAARCAETYPGLRALTVDALPYHEAGGSAAQELGASLATGVACLRELTESGLTAEQALAQLEFRYAATADQFLTVAKLRAARRLWARVAEVCGAPGAGAQVQHAVTSPVMMTRRDPWVNMLRATVATLAAGVGGADSVTVLPFDHALGLPDAFARRIARNTSTILVEESHLARVIDPAGGSWYVESLTDELARAGWEFFRSIERDGGQAAVLRSGRIRTDLATTWAERSKKLAKRREPITGVSEFPFLAEKPVEREPAPDGPFGGLPRVRRDEAYEELRARSDAHLAATGSRPRVYLATIGSAAAYTARSTFAANLFQAGGIEPVTEGGFEDSGATEAVLCSSDALYEEQAEQLARSLKAAGARHVFLAGRPAEYTDIDSYVFAGCDAVATLSATLDRMGVS, encoded by the coding sequence ATGACGGTCCTGCCTGACGACGGGCTCTCACTGGCCGCCGAGTTCCCTGACGCGACACACGAGCAGTGGCAAGCCCTGGTCGAGGGTGTGCTGCGCAAGTCGGGCAAGGAAGTCTCGGGCGCGGCAGCTGAGGACGCTCTGTCCACGACGCTGGAGGACGGGCTGCGCACCCGTCCCCTGTACACCGCGCGCGACACCGCGCCCGACCCCGGCCTGCCCGGCTTCGCGCCCTTCGTGCGCGGCGGCCGCTCCGAGGGCGGCACCGCGGGCGGCTGGGACGTACGGCAGCGGCACGCGGCGGCCGAGGACGGCGCGATCCTGACCGACCTGGAGAACGGCGTCACCTCGCTGTGGCTGGTCGTCGGCCAGGGCGGCATCCCGGTGTCCGGCCTCGCCCGCGCCCTCGACGGTGTCTACCTCGACCTGGCTCCGGTGGTGCTCGACGCCGGGCGCGACGTCGAGGCCGCCGCGGCGGAACTGCTGCGGCTCTGCGAGGAGCGGGGCGTCGACCCGAAGGCGGTCCGCGGCAATCTCGGCGCCGACCCGCTCGGCCACGAGGCCCGCACCGGCACCGCCCAGGACTTCGCGCCGATCGCCGCCCTCGCCGCGCGGTGCGCCGAGACCTACCCGGGGCTGCGCGCGCTGACCGTGGACGCGCTGCCGTACCACGAGGCCGGCGGCTCGGCCGCACAGGAGCTGGGCGCCTCCCTGGCCACCGGTGTGGCCTGTCTGCGCGAGCTGACCGAGTCGGGCCTCACGGCCGAACAGGCCCTGGCGCAGCTGGAGTTCCGTTACGCGGCCACCGCCGACCAGTTCCTGACCGTCGCCAAGCTGCGCGCGGCCCGCCGGCTGTGGGCGCGGGTCGCCGAGGTGTGCGGGGCGCCCGGCGCGGGCGCGCAGGTGCAGCACGCGGTGACCTCGCCGGTGATGATGACCCGCCGCGACCCGTGGGTGAACATGCTGCGCGCGACCGTCGCGACGCTCGCGGCCGGGGTGGGCGGCGCCGACTCCGTCACCGTGCTGCCGTTCGACCACGCGCTCGGCCTGCCGGACGCGTTCGCCCGCCGTATCGCCCGCAACACGTCGACGATCCTGGTCGAGGAGTCCCACCTGGCGCGGGTCATCGACCCGGCGGGCGGCTCCTGGTACGTGGAGTCGCTCACCGACGAACTCGCCCGCGCGGGCTGGGAGTTCTTCCGGTCGATCGAGCGCGACGGCGGCCAGGCGGCCGTGCTGCGCTCGGGCCGGATCCGTACGGACCTGGCCACGACCTGGGCGGAGCGCTCCAAGAAGCTCGCCAAGCGGCGTGAACCCATCACCGGTGTCAGCGAGTTCCCGTTCCTGGCCGAGAAGCCCGTGGAGCGCGAGCCCGCTCCCGATGGGCCCTTTGGCGGGCTGCCGCGCGTGCGCCGCGACGAGGCGTACGAGGAGCTGCGCGCCCGCTCCGACGCCCACCTCGCGGCGACCGGCTCCCGCCCCCGGGTCTACCTCGCCACGATCGGCTCGGCCGCCGCGTACACCGCGCGCTCGACGTTCGCCGCCAACCTCTTCCAGGCGGGCGGCATCGAGCCGGTCACCGAGGGCGGCTTCGAGGACAGCGGCGCCACCGAGGCCGTGCTGTGCTCCAGCGACGCGCTCTACGAGGAGCAGGCCGAGCAGCTGGCCCGGTCCCTGAAGGCGGCGGGCGCCCGGCATGTGTTCCTCGCGGGCCGCCCCGCCGAGTACACGGACATCGACTCGTACGTCTTCGCGGGCTGCGACGCCGTCGCCACGCTGTCCGCGACCCTCGACCGCATGGGAGTGTCCTGA
- a CDS encoding MarR family winged helix-turn-helix transcriptional regulator: MAAPDKHPADQPECCAREGSGLLPGELRAWMLLLAATGAVEQRLRSVVKENLDVSHDEFLILCLLAEHPRDGLRMTRIADLLGRPKTRLTYQIACLQHAGLVTRQTVCGDKRGVQVTLTEKARRLLKETSTLLATTVKEALAEFVGPEQRDAVSGLLPGLADGAC, from the coding sequence ATGGCCGCCCCCGACAAGCACCCCGCCGACCAGCCCGAATGCTGTGCCCGCGAGGGCAGTGGGCTGCTCCCCGGAGAGCTGCGCGCCTGGATGCTGCTGCTGGCCGCGACCGGGGCGGTGGAGCAGCGGCTGCGCTCCGTGGTGAAGGAGAACCTCGACGTCTCCCACGACGAGTTCCTCATCCTGTGCCTGCTGGCCGAGCACCCGCGCGACGGCCTGCGCATGACCCGGATCGCCGACCTCCTGGGCCGCCCCAAGACCCGGCTCACCTACCAGATCGCCTGCCTCCAGCACGCCGGCCTGGTCACCCGCCAGACGGTGTGCGGCGACAAGCGGGGCGTCCAGGTCACCCTCACCGAGAAGGCCCGGCGGCTGCTGAAGGAGACCTCCACACTGCTCGCCACGACGGTCAAGGAGGCGCTCGCCGAGTTCGTCGGACCGGAGCAACGCGACGCGGTGAGCGGACTGCTGCCCGGACTCGCCGACGGGGCCTGCTGA
- a CDS encoding YceI family protein, whose product MTVAVETGVWQLDPTATTVALSHRTFWGLVAVKGTFAAVAGRGEVGPDGSATGTVTLDVASLDTKNAKRDTHLRSADFFDADHHPEITFAVRGAEPRGNDTAHVDGRLTVRGISRPQSLTARVTAATADALTLETEFTVDRAEFGMGWNQLGMIRGLTTVTATLRFTRAAA is encoded by the coding sequence ATGACCGTCGCCGTGGAAACAGGTGTCTGGCAGCTCGACCCGACCGCCACCACCGTGGCCCTGAGCCACAGGACCTTCTGGGGCCTGGTGGCCGTGAAGGGCACCTTCGCCGCCGTCGCCGGCCGGGGCGAGGTCGGGCCCGACGGGTCCGCCACGGGCACCGTGACCCTGGACGTCGCCTCGCTGGACACCAAGAACGCCAAGCGCGACACCCATCTGCGCTCGGCCGACTTCTTCGACGCCGACCACCACCCGGAGATCACCTTCGCCGTCCGCGGCGCCGAACCGCGCGGCAACGACACGGCACACGTCGACGGCCGGCTCACCGTCCGCGGCATCAGCCGCCCGCAGTCCCTGACGGCGCGCGTCACCGCGGCGACCGCCGACGCGCTCACGCTGGAGACCGAGTTCACCGTGGACCGCGCCGAGTTCGGCATGGGCTGGAACCAGTTGGGGATGATCCGCGGCCTGACAACGGTGACCGCCACGCTGCGGTTCACTCGCGCGGCGGCCTGA